The genome window CTTAGTTGAAATCAAACCGGATCAAGTGGTTGAAATAATTGATGCTTTCGAAATATCCTTGATTGTGTCACCACTTCCGGCTTATCGGTAAAATTTCTCTCATAAATAATTACTAACacatgatatataaatataattagaatAAATATCCTTTTTAATTAACACTCTATAAATGTGAAATGCCTCTGTCCAAGTGATAATCatcgttaatatatatatatatatatatatatatatatatatatatatatatatatatatatatatatatataggggagggttccgGTACAaacttttttagttaaaaacttacaaacttttttacaCCATCAGATCTAAACAAAACAAGCGGCTGAGATTAAAAGATTTTGAAAAGGCGCGGTGGCAGTTTTGTAAATAACTGCAAGCCGCTCGTTTTCTGACACATTAATTAAAACGCACGATCTCCTAAATATTTAACTGCACGAAACCGCCATAACACTCAAACGACATTACACACAAACTCACTGCTACACACAGCGATTTTCGATCATCATCTTCAGCAAATCTTAACCAAATCTTAATCAACTGCAAGTCTACATTCTCAAGCGAAGTCGTCGTTCAACTTTCAAGATCTTGATCACTAACAATGGCTCCAAAGAGGAAAAGTGATGAATTACAGAGCGTCGCTGGTAATATCTCTACATTATTTCGTAAAAGCTTTGATTTAATAGTTTCAGTAAATTTAGGTTAAATGTTTGAGATATTTGTGCATTTTTTTCCATTTAGAGATTTTaggttaatttttttgattttaggtTATTCGGTTTAAAAAGTGTTGAATGTTTGATATAATGTTGAATGTGATAATATACGTTTTGAACTGTGTTGAATAGTAAAAAATGTTTTGAAGTATTGAATATTTCGATttttatttgttgaatttgtacTTAAAGTATGTTGAACATGTTTGAAAACCTTGTTGGAATGCTGTTGCCAgtagatattgtgttgaatttgtgaatgatttgtgttgaacatgtttgaAAAACTTGTTGCACTGCTGTTCCCAGTGgatattgtgttgaatttgttattgatttgtgttgaacatgtttcAAAAGCTTGTTGCAATGCTGTTGCCAgtagatattgtgttgaatttgttaatgatttgtgttgaacatgtttgaaaaccttgttgcagtgctgttgccagtagatattgtgttgaatttgttaatgatttgtgttgaacatgtttgaAAACCTTGTTGCAGTGCTGTTGCCAGTAGATATTGTCTTGAATTTGTTaatgatttgtgttgaacatgtttcAAAACCTTGTTGGAATGCTGTTGCCAgtagatattgtgttgaatttgttaatgatttgtgttgaacatgtttgaaaaccttgttgcagtgctgttgccagtagatattgtgttgaatttgttaatgatttgtgttgaacatgtttcAAAACCTTGTTGGAATGCTGTTGCAAgtagatattgtgttgaatttgataatgatttgtgttgaacatgtttgaAAACCTTGTTGCAATGCTGTTCCCATTGTATATTGTTATTGATATTGTGTTGAATTCTGTTGAACCTATAGTTAAATACTTTAATTTGAAGAATAAAAACAATGATTTAATAAAGaatataagtgattaaattttGTCAGATGCACCTATTCAGGAAGATCCTTTACTAGCAATTCTGCAAAATCCTACAAGGACATCATCACAAGAAAGATATGTTGTACAATGTTTAACTGAAATCTTTTCTAGTGAGAAATCACAGAATGTTCAGTTATCAACATCGATATGTCCTACAAAATCACTAACTGGTATAGTGATGATCTCTGTATCCACCAGTACATATCAAACATCGATATGTCCTACAGAAGCTGCCATTGCTAATGATGAGGAATTTGATAACTCATACTTATCTGTTGAGTTACAGAATGACTCTGATGAATGGTTAGCACTACAGGTGGAAAGAGATTTGAtaattgaattatttaaatgttatgaatttttaataGCTGTATTGttcatatttcattatattttctttGAACAATATGTTCTTATTTAATTGCAGGGAAAAAATCATCAGTTCATGATGATATGGAAAAATCTGATACATCTGAATATCAACCTACTGATCAAGAAGAATCAGAGGCGTTGCAGACGGATGATGAGCTAGTAGAGACGTCAGATGAAGATCAGCTCATTTCTACAATGAGagataagattttaaaaaaaaaaggaaaagcaGAGTCAAGTACTGGTgcaaaaaaaagaaaggaaaaagcGAAAGCTAAGGCAAAAGAAAGGCAAAAGGGAAAGCAGAGgcaagatgaagatgaagatgaagatgatgaagatgacgAAGAAGACATACCAAAGGCAAGTTCTGCAAGGGATTTCTCCAAcagaacaagaacaagaaattCACCTTCAAAATTCTGTGAAGTTTTAAATCAACTATCTGCAGAACAAATACAATGGATAAGAGCAACAGGATTTCATGAGCTccttaatttttcaattaaggAGCTTCCACATAGACTGGGATTTCAACTGCTCAAATCGTTTGATGAGGACAAATGTGTCCTAAATTTGGAATGTGGTGAAATTCCAATTACTGAAGAAGATGTACATCTGGTTCTAGGATTACCAAAGGGCACTCTTCCTGTTGAACTTGAGACAGATGAAGACTCACAGGCAGAAAAAGAGAAACCTTTTAGAGCACAGTTTGGAAAAAGTCATGTTAGGACAAGTGATCTTGTCAGTGAGATTAAGAAAGGCACTGCTGATGATCATTTTAAGACAAACTTTCTGGTTTTAATGGGGAACACTCTCATTCAAACAGTGTCGAACGGGCTTGTTGATCAGCGACTCGTTCGATTTAAAGGAGATATCAATCGCTGCAGTGTCTACAATTGGCGTTCTTATCTTTTGCAGagtttaaaaaattgtaaaaaggaATGGGCAAAGGATCCAGCAACAAAGTACTTTTGCGGACCTCTGGTTTTCCTCATTGTAAGtatatattatctatattttgttgaatctaATATTACAATTTGTTGAAtctaatattttgttgaatctaatattttgttgaatctaATATTAAAATCTGTTGAATTCTTGTTTCCAATGTTGAATATGTTGAATTTCTTTTTGAATTGTGTTGAACatgttcaaaaatatatattgtcattataacatatttttttatgttatatgtAGTTGTTCTATGTGGATAGAGTGTGGATTAAAATTGAAACTGAAGTTGTCCGCACCATACCAAGATTCACAGCTTGGTCAGATAAAGATTTGAGAGCAAGAGAAAGGAAGGAAacttctgaaaatttatttggaAAAGGAAGAATCAGGTCTGCAGATGAAAGCACTGAACAGACACAAGAAGTTGATAGAAATCTTGAtgaagaaagaaagagagtaaGTAAATATATGACTTTGTTTTTTTGACTTgcaatattttgttgaatatattaGTTTGTTTCTTTTCATTGAAATATGATGTTGAATCTGTATATCAATTCTGTTGAATATGTTAGATTGTTTTTTTTAGTtgaaatattttgttgaatctaaaattaaaatttgttgaatttgttaGGTTATTTCTTTAAGTTtcaatattttgttgaatatatatatcaatgttGTTGAATATATGATATTGTTTTTTACAGGAACAAATGATTGTTGAATTAGAGAATTTGGCTTTTATCTTGGTTGAAAGTCGAAAGCAATTTGATGCTGCAAACAGACAATTCaacaaatatttgaaaagtTGTATTGATTACAACACTGTAAATAATAATGAAGAGTTTCTGACGAGGGTTGAAGCTGCCCAAGTTTTTGTCTGTAGTGAGGCTGACCAATTTGAAAATCAATAAAGGCAGCAAGAAAAAGAAACTGAGGGAGCTtctcaatataattttgaaccaTTGGGCAATCCGGTttctgaagaaagagaagttCAAGCAAAAAAACAAGCTGAGGAAGAAAGACAAgtagaaaaggaaagaaatatTCAGGAAGTTGAGGAAGAAAGAGAAGTTGAATCAGAAAAAGGAGCTGATGGAGTGcaaaaagaaattgagaaagaaaGACCTGTTGAAAAGACTGTTTCTCCGGTTCAGtcatcaaaagaaattgagcaagAAAAACCAGTTGAGAACACTGTTTCTCCGGTGCAGTCATCAATGGGAAGTGAGGTGATCAGAATGCTTGATGCTGCTGAAAAGGATTACCAAGAAAAAATCAGGGCCCAAGAAATGGCAAGCAACGTAAATGTTGTTGGGATAGCAACGGAGGCTGTATCTGGGCTTCACGATGAACGCaccagtgatactgagatgccTGTTGCTGAACACGGAGCTGATGAAGAAGAAGCAGTAGAAGAACAAGCAGCACCAGAAGCTCTTGACGTCATTTCACGTAAAGCAGCACATCTTGTTAAAAAGgtaaactattaagaatttttaatataatatagtcGTGGGTTTAATATCACTTTattcaactagttcaactgCCCAATAACCCATGTTCAACTTTTGTCTGTGTTGAACTTGGGTTCAATCCAGGTTGAACATAGTTTATTTCTATAAACCAACTCAACCCCAAACATTATCTCGTAAGTGTGTGATTAGGgttataaattgaaataaaaaatgacatctttctatacccccaaccaaacccttaaGAGTTTTTGTTATGTAGAGATTGGATCCATTTTATtctctattttaattaattttactgttttagtatattaaatatgttttaGTTCAACAGCCGATTAACCCATGTTCAACATTCGTCTGTGTTGAACATGTGTCCAAAGGAGGTTGAACATGTGTTACTTCTATAGTGATTGTTATAATGATCAATAGGATGGAAAGAAAGTAAAGATTATATTCAACACATCAAGAAGGATGAATGTAGTATCTTCAACTGTTCCTCCTCCACAGAAGCTGACAATAAAAACAACTGCCCAACCAAATGTGCAAAGCTCTGGAGAAGTCCTTCCTAGTTTTTCTTTAGGATTGACTCAagttgaaaaggaagcagagcTTGAAAGACAGCgaaaatcagaagaagaagctgCATAGGTGGACAAGGGGAAAAGAATAATACATGCAGCTGAAGTTTGAAATCTCCCTGGAAGATAAGGTTAACAAGAATCAGCACAAAGATTAACAAAGAAGAGCAAAAGTTGAAAGATTGGCTTCTGACAATTGATCCAGAAGGATAGTAAGTTTCTTTTAACCTCCAGTCAAATTAAGATTTTTGTTGAATATTGTATCATTTTATGTTGagtatatgaataatatttaatcatatttgtGTTGCAACAGTTTCCTTTACTTTGACACTGCAAACGCAATTCTGGACAATTCAAATTGCATTTCTTTCCAGCCGAAACAGTTGGTGACGGCACAAGTTGTTGATGCTTTCTGCCACATTCTGAATATGAATGAAATGTATAAAGCAGAACAATCACCTCTGAGACTATTTGTTCCTCATCATGTGACTGTAAGTGAATTGTCAATAGagtttaaaaagtaaaatatatcattatacCATGTGAATAACATTTTATGATTACTTGTAGGTCTATGTTTTGAGACATTCAAATTCAGAGGAGGAAGAGCAACATTTCAAAAAGTTTGTAAGAGATTTTGATGATGTTCTGGCTGCTTATGATCACATCAAATTCAACGATGTTGACTTGGTAAAATATTTACTTCATTATTcagtgatattatatatatgataactataattttaacttattttaatgTTGCTGTATGAATGACTAATTATCTGTATATAATCATGTATTTAATATCACTGTATTCAACTACTTCAACAGCCCAATAACCCATGTTCAACATTTGTCTGTGTTGAACATGGGTGCAAAGGAGGTTGAACATTGGTTATTTCTATACCCCAACCCAACCCTAAACCGTATCTCATAAATATGTGACTTAgggttgaaaattaaaataacaaatgaggtctttctatacccccaaccaaaccctttTGAGTTATTGTTTTTATCTTCTACTGATCAGAAATTTAACAGTGTTGAACATGGCTACAAAAAGGGTTGAACATGAGTTATTTCTATACTCCAAATCAAACCCGAAACACTATCTCGTAAGTATGTGATAAGAGttagaaattgaaataaaaaatgacatctttctatacccccaaccaaacccttatGATTTTTCATTATGTAGAGATTGGATCCTTTATATtctctattttaattaatttaaatgttttaatttaattctttgttaaatatCACTGTATTCAACTAGTTCAACAGCCCATTAACCCATGTTCAACATTTATCATTGTTTTTACTGTtttgagtttttgttttttaGACACAGCATTCATTATATactctatttttattaattttactgttttaatattttccaaCAGATTTTCTTCAGCATGACAGTTTCCGACCATCACTACCTCTTATGTTTCAACATTAAAAAACCAAGTTTTGAGGTTATTGATAGTAGTGCTCTGCAGCCAGATTTCGATGCAAAGTACCAGCAAATACCTCAAAATATTGTAAGTAATTACTACTTTATtaaaatgatcatattctttttTGACTTGAATTTGACATGGATTTCTCTCAATTAATGTATGCTTTTTAACAGAGAAACTTCCTTGTAAGATACATGGTTTTAAAAAATCATTCAAAGGCGAAGGACATAGCTTCTCTTGTGCCTGTTAGATTGGAAATGAAGTGGAGAACTGAGCACAATCATATTGATTGTGGTCTTTTTGTCATGAGACACATGGAGCACTACCAGGGTGTTTCAAAAAATTGGGATTGTGGACTCGCTGTTGAGGGAAAAGTCCAAGACCAACAGCTAGATGTTCTGAGGACAAGATATGCACACCAGATTctaatgcatgaatgcaacaaACAGAAGCATCATGTGGAGTATCAGATTTTTGAAGAACATGTGAAAAAAGCTGAATTGGAGAAGCAGAAAGCGaaagaaaaaaaggaaaaggaTACTAAAGCTCCTGCAAAAAGACAAAGACGTGCCTAAGCACAATTTGATCAGACTTTTAAATGTTTTGCTTGTAAATATTTTGCTATTATGTGCATTTTGCATAATACATAATTCCTTGGTCACCAAGAAATAGATATGTAATTGCATGAATGCTAATTGATCTgtatataattgtttctttagtatcaatgtattttatatgtacTATTCTTCCCCAGTTCAACAGCCCATGAATCCATGTTCAACATTTATCTGTGTTGAACATGGTACAAAGACGGTTGAATTCATGAGTTATTCTATATCCCAAATAAAACCCCAAACAATATCTCGTAAGTGTGTGATTAGGgttataaattgaaataaaaaatgacatctttctatacccccaaccaaacccttaaGATTTTTTATTATGTAGAGATTGGATCCATTTTATTctctattttaatttgttttagttcaacattatttatatacaaattcaagaatgaaaatatatgtgttcaacattatttatatagaaattcaagaatgaaagtatatgtgttcaacattatttatataagaattcaacaaaacaaaacttcaaaataacaaatattcaaCTATACAAAAACTAGAGTTCAAAATTGTCACCCATGCCACTTTCACTGTTGTCTGtactttgtttttgtttcttcttcCCAACAGAATTCTCATCCAAATTTTGCATTTTTCTTACAGGACAATTCCTAAAGTCATGATAAACTTCTGTCTTGCAATACCTGCAAATCCTCTTTAGTTTACCAGAAAGTATAGTTGATTTTTCAGCAGCACTCTTAATTCTCTTTGTTACACACCCTTTGTTCCGACATTGATTTGGAGGCTTGACTTCAATGTTAACTGGAATCTCTGATCCAATAAACTTTTCAACAACATCTTTCTTGTTTCCCACAACTAGCTTCCCTTCAAATTTCCAACCACGTAACTTCTGTTTTACATCTTTTAGACAACTTTGAATCAAATCAAGTGCTTCTTTATTGTCACCAGCCAACCCCATACACGAattgaaatcaaaccaaataTCATTCACAATAACACTAAATTTCTCTTTATCATCACTTGATGTGCTTGAAACAAATCTTGTTGCATTTTTCTCAGCATTTTTCATCCATCTATTCAGAACAAGATGCCTTGGAAGCTTGTGCACAGGAACTTGTTTTAATGCAAGAATCAAATGACTGCATGGCAAACCAATTCTTTCAAACATCCTACAAGAACACTCAAGTTTATGATTTTCCAAAATGTGCAAAACCTGTACCAAATATAAGTGatttaatatcaaatataaaatacatacaaacatgaaaaataaattacatatattcaacactactaaaacatatattcaacacaaattGAATTGTATTTCAacacaaactaaaatatattcaacactactaaaacatatattcaacaaaaataaatatatacaacacCCCTAAGACATGTATTCAACAACCCtaaaacatatattcaacaCCCCTAAGACATTGTATACGAAATATACAATACAtgcaaacataaaaaataaattacactaaaaaaggcattaaataataatcaaatgcAATCTACTAGTACTTCAGAAATACCTGAAATTCTTTAGCAGCTTTAAGATCATGTAAAACAAACTTCTTTACTTCAACACCACTCATATCCTTTATTACCAAATGGAAACAAGCATCTCGTACTTGTTTCtggaatttataaaatatttcacgTGTGTATAACTCTGCAGCATCCTTCTCCAAAAATAGTTCTGTATCAGTACTTGGGAACGCAACATTAGACTTATGATTCAAGTCTGAATTGATATTACGTTGCTTATCCATTGCAGTCTCAAAACGTAGATAAAACTGAGATAGAGTATCACCAGGTTGATGATAATGACTAAAAAATGAATTTGCACTTTCTGACCAAGATGTTGTCCGTAATATTCCTAATAAAGGATCTTCTTTGAAATATGCTGGAATCCATAAATGTCGGCATTCATACATATCACACAACCACTCATTGTCAGTCATCTTAAACTCATCCATCAAAGATTTCCAACCAGCTTCAAACTCAGATATATCCAAATTTTCACCCCATACAAAAGGTTTAAGCTTTGATAAAAATCCACCATCCATTGCCAATACCACACCAAcctaaaaatacattttaaaaaaaaaactaacaaatATCAGGCATACAAATTTCTCAacataaaaaatagatatattcaacactacTAAAACACATAttcaacacaaatcaatatattcaacacCCCTAAGACATGTATTCAACAccaataaaacatatattcaacacaaataCAAATATTCAACACAAATGTTATGGAGGTTCAACAGAAGATACCTTGGATGGAAATTTTTTCATGATGTGCCACATACAAAGACGATgccttgtcttttctttatcaaaCACATCAGCAATTGCTTGTTTCATTGCAGCACATTGATCAGTCAATATGCATAATGGATGTCGCCCCATACAATTTAGTAAAGCTTGAAAAATCCATTTGTAATGAGCTATATCTTCTTTTGAAAGTAGACCAGCACCAAAAGTTACACACTTTCTATGATTGTCAACACCACAGATTGGAACAAAAACCATGTTATACCTGAAaacaaatatatgtttattaagaattgaagaaaaaagagaataaGCTATACACAAAATACTTTagaaaataacataaatttCTTACTTATTAGTACTAAATGTGACATCTACTGAAATAACATCACCAAACACATCATAGTTTCTACGACCAACACAATCTGCCCAAAATAACTTTGTCAATTTTCCAGACTCATCCACATCATGTTCATAGTAGAATCTGCCATTAGAAGAATCCTTCAAAGATTGAAATTTATTCAATATTACTTGTGCATCTGCATTCCCAATTAtgttcttcaagtctctattccaatttttaaaatcaacaacTGTTGCCCCAATCTGGTCATACCCTCCAACAAACTCTTTCATTAAACCAAACGCACGAGCAGGACCTATTCTGACTTTTGAACAATCAAATGCAAAATTTTGATGTGCAGCAGTCATTGACCGGTTTGCCTTCAAAAACTTCTTACCATCAGCACTAGCAAACCTATGATTATGTTGTTCAATAAACAAAGTAATCTCATATATTGAACCCTTCGTATGTTTCACCACAATCATAGCAGGACATCCACATCTAGTAAACATACTTTTCCTCTTTTGTTTTGAACAAAATGAGCCATCATCATTCTTCTCaccatttttagaataaaaGCCTTCTCGTGAACAGTGAAAACGTTTCGATTGAATACGTCCATCTCGATATCGCTTCTCACTACCACGCCTAATATCAAATCCACAAGAACGACCATAATCAACATAAAAATGCGCAGCCTCATCTATACTCCTAAATGATTTTCCAACATTAGGTTTACTATCAACCATACAAGGCAACCAATACGTTGTAGAACCTGGAGATACATATTTACGCGAAGACAAATCATCAACTTCTCCCAAAGACAAATCATCATCTTCTATAGCCACAACATCCATAGGCAATGTATTAGCATCAAAGTTTTGAGCAATTTTATCACCAAAACCTgaaaaagttatagaactaaaCTGAAAATCCCAAAACATTATATTCAACAGTTACACATAAACAAAGTTCaacataaataaaacaaagattCAACAAATATCTTGTTCAAATCCCAAAAAGTACTCAAGTAAGAGTAATCATACAAAATTGATACTTATATTCAACAAACACTTATAATTACAGTCaacaaattaaatacaattataATTCATACTTATAAGTACACTTATAAGTCATTATATTCAACAGATGCACGTAAACAAAGTTCAACATAAATACAACCAGAATTCAACATATTTAAGTCATATACATATCGTTCAACAGAATTCATACTAATATTCAACAAACACtttataattacatataataattgATTCATATACAACTCGTTCAACAAAAGTTAATCATACATTCAACGAAACAACAAACATTCAGATTAAAAAAAGAATCAACAAACTAAACTCAAAGAAAATCATGTCGTACCTGAATTCAAGTCCATAGCACAATCGCATAAAAGAAGAACAATCGAACAGAGTAATAACCAAATCTCCacctaaaaaaacaaattttttattataatattcaatCGAACACCACAAAACTCCTCCAAACAACCTAATCCCGACGAATACAGTACAGGCGTCaaagaaaaaacaataaaacaagtAAAACACATCAAATCGTATATCTCGAGCTGAAGAAAACAACTAAACAgcaaatttatgtaaaaaaaacagTAATTTACCTTCAAGTATGCGTAAATCTGTAGTCGAAAACCGCGTTGTTCTCTCTCCAGCTCAGAAACTCGCCGTCGTCTCTCTCCGATGCGTCTTCTCTCTCTAGCCGGCAAAAATTTCCAACAAACAATAATACGCTTctgttaattttttagtttatatagGTTATAACTGTTTAAACGTAAATTGACTAAGTTACCCctctattataaaattttaagtcaGCCCCAGCCCTAGGATCAAATCTAATCTGATGGcccaaaaaagtttgtaagtttgtaacttaaaaaagtttttatttgatcccattcctctatatatatatatatatatatatatataaaaactccTCTCATATGATATCTTTAGATATTCCactatttgtgtgtgtgtgttagttAATGAGCATATCaaatcaaacaaatacacaTTGTGCTACTATGAGTTGGGTTATGGacaggaaaagaaaaataagTTGAGAATAGCGGTGCATTCTGTTAATCTGCAACTATGAGATGATATAATTTCAATACTAAATCCTAATTGAAACAACACATCCATATACACACTCACTAGTCACCACTCACCAGTGACCATATGTTTAGAGCTAGCACTTGATGTTTGATTGTAAACACCAAAGAGGCAAATAGTTTCTCCTCCCCAAAGCCTTGTGAATCAGGCGGGATTATAATTTAAAGTACTGTAAATGtctcaaattaaaaatacatttttataagCTGCCTGCAGCTTGCATTGTACATTTTTATTAACACAATTATGAATACATTGTTACACAACAGAGTCATTTGACTGATGTCTATTCTGTCTCTAATCATACATACATAATTTCTTTACAAATACAGATAGCAAGTTCACGAACGCTACATGCGTTTCGATAACTTAAGGCTTACCAGAGTCACTTTAGCTAGAATACAATTGTCAACCAATGCAACtgagaataaggcacattgGAAGACAAGGACATGTATTTACCTATATAACTTAGGCATCTACACCCTTAAAACTAGATCCGGGAAATCAATAATGGAACAGACACTGGGGTGTCCTCTCCCATGACTGGCTGGAAAAGATCCACCTCTCCGTACCTCTCCAATACACGCATTCGGCAGTCCTCAGCAGCCAATACTCCAGTTGCATATGCACCATGTACTGAGCCAGGGTAGGCCATGCTAGTAGCTTCCCCAGCAAAGAATAAGTTATCTACAGGGATCCTTAACCTCTCGTATAGATCATGGGATTTTCCTACTACATCATAGCTATAGGATCCAAGTGAGTTCACATCTGTGCCCCAATGCGAAACAAGATACTGAATCTGTGCATATTGGTGGGGGGAAAAAGTAAGTATTTTATGGTCAGAACATGACAAGGTGTGGAAATATATACTTGCTGTAGCAAACAGACCATCCAAGCTAATTGAACAAAGTTTACACTGGAAGATTAACATAAACAACTTACCGGACCAGATGCATCTGGTAGGATCTTTTTAAGTTGAGTGAAAGCGAAATTAGCTGCAGCCTCATCTGACAATTTCTCAATGTCACGGGCCAG of Daucus carota subsp. sativus chromosome 3, DH1 v3.0, whole genome shotgun sequence contains these proteins:
- the LOC135151732 gene encoding protein FAR1-RELATED SEQUENCE 5-like; the encoded protein is MVFVPICGVDNHRKCVTFGAGLLSKEDIAHYKWIFQALLNCMGRHPLCILTDQCAAMKQAIADVFDKEKTRHRLCMWHIMKKFPSKVGVVLAMDGGFLSKLKPFVWGENLDISEFEAGWKSLMDEFKMTDNEWLCDMYECRHLWIPAYFKEDPLLGILRTTSWSESANSFFSHYHQPGDTLSQFYLRFETAMDKQRNINSDLNHKSNVAFPSTDTELFLEKDAAELYTREIFYKFQKQVRDACFHLVIKDMSGVEVKKFVLHDLKAAKEFQVLHILENHKLECSCRMFERIGLPCSHLILALKQVPVHKLPRHLVLNRWMKNAEKNATRFVSSTSSDDKEKFSVIVNDIWFDFNSCMGLAGDNKEALDLIQSCLKDVKQKLRGWKFEGKLVVGNKKDVVEKFIGSEIPVNIEVKPPNQCRNKGCVTKRIKSAAEKSTILSGKLKRICRYCKTEVYHDFRNCPVRKMQNLDENSVGKKKQKQSTDNSESGMGDNFEL
- the LOC135151373 gene encoding protein FAR1-RELATED SEQUENCE 5-like produces the protein MDLNSGFGDKIAQNFDANTLPMDVVAIEDDDLSLGEVDDLSSRKYVSPGSTTYWLPCMVDSKPNVGKSFRSIDEAAHFYVDYGRSCGFDIRRGSEKRYRDGRIQSKRFHCSREGFYSKNGEKNDDGSFCSKQKRKSMFTRCGCPAMIVVKHTKGSIYEITLFIEQHNHRFASADGKKFLKANRSMTAAHQNFAFDCSKVRIGPARAFGLMKEFVGGYDQIGATVVDFKNWNRDLKNIIGNADAQVILNKFQSLKDSSNGRFYYEHDVDESGKLTKLFWADCVGRRNYDVFGDVISVDVTFSTNK